One window of the Nothobranchius furzeri strain GRZ-AD chromosome 3, NfurGRZ-RIMD1, whole genome shotgun sequence genome contains the following:
- the LOC107374270 gene encoding trichohyalin, with the protein MESSVEASQSGQNPKPSLGSKPLLTPKPFSVKNSTQIRSINAPRSVKVRSWSQTELADESKPTGGPQSDSTAPAPKSPQPTSKSAFRPRPVSMPIETLLDPTKADDYVPQKEDSPDSIVPDGAPKLAPSKETVNPEPVQKDTDAQTNHKTSTGAVSNSEQKDENEMNTTLVSAPQTPEEPASEIPFIISGPRKRLSMALTSRFESGGVPLPPQPVKTTTKPNTKCLSVKTVSSEPEQQQAAPNPSNNESSSDDQEETSNKIYSIQNRIDRLFGSVTRRGVTAKKEEPDVTDGIGGVKEQIKNWSAETGSESPKSEKMPRVLSKSIEPAAVSPSEKTPDKITVEAPVADEKSTQSVDPQQMVSPAEQPTKEASTEEKLPGISTATPGENNQTTEGTVQLRRPRTTDGAADNEARRSLRRSVRFGVVESDDGSPPKILSSDPESSSEEEEVDEENEKDDHVSDTRLKLERKEKWINLDFQKKAKEEEMQTNNSEKSLSKNIESITSKPAEKSESQLLETKKREEEVLKEEEIEKQRHVEQKELEEQRKKENDKLREEAKERERLEEEKRKERLRLEEERLREKERQEEVMREKLRQEEEERRKEEQRREEEEKRKEKQRLEEERLKEKLRQEEEERRKEEQRREEDEKRKEKQRLDEEEKRKEQQRREDDEKRKEKQRLEEEEKREKQRQEEEEKLRQNEIMREKLRQEEEKLKEKQRQEEETLREKQRQEEEKLKERQRQEEEMLREKQKQEEDRLIEKLRQEEERLREKMRQEEEKLRQKQKQEERLSTKQREEDERLKEEQRQEEEERRKEKQRQEDILEEKLRQEEEKRKEKQRQDEKENRKVLQEKELERKRSKEKEEEARKRVVEKERADVQLDLQTQKTVREGDRTEPETGAESGSDEKEDSLIWCDSEEFSQKTESSNVDELPSPLIDVVYDDFSVRKPSIEVEYDDFSVKPVKWIPPTKAEPVSRSWAVDEKDLLMSFDDEPWDNQGEGREVKNEPVKSPTQENPREKEMGLLVDFGVKEEESSEEDELVSTEVEEEEEMKEDETEEDYSSDDSDDSKTQTGNYAIKPVDEDTDDLSDNESQQDEIHEGTSQTDSPKPVSEELFDEDVDSCKEPEFVPFPEMSTPLLDTSTQRSKAKLNRARNRSLPSRSFRVDLNKRSRLDWMVNTDTSEDLPKEEQSDSEEQEEEQSQPKAIISHPSSTSKVPMFPGLSPAALLAGIKKRAGGEAPAAVEETEKNKVTEEKGMEEEPPSQPTRSPRLPGHMAGAARVLPPMGDTGGSAGSSPAWLAELKSKKRMNQQGGKT; encoded by the exons ATGGAGCCCCTAAACTCGCTCCATCTAAAGAGACAGTGAATCCAGAACCTGTCCAGAAAGACACTGATGCCCAAACAAATCACAAAACATCCACTGGTGCCGTTTCTAACTCAGAGCAGAAGGATGAAAATGAGATGAATACAACTCTGGTTTCTGCTCCCCAAACGCCCGAAGAACCAGCCAGCGAAATTCCCTTCATAATCAGCGGTCCCAGGAAGCGCCTGTCCATGGCGCTCACCTCCAGGTTTGAGTCAGGTGGCGTGCCGCTACCCCCTCAACCAGTGAAGACCACCACTAAACCCAACACCAAATGCCTCTCAGTTAAAACAGTGTCTTCTGAGCCAGAGCAACAGCAGGCAGCACCAAATCCTTCAAACAATGAGAGCAGCTCTGATGATCAGGAGGAAACCTCCAACAAAATATACAGCATCCAAAACAGAATTGATCGTCTGTTTGGCTCGGTAACAAGGCGGGGAGTCACGGCCAAGAAAGAGGAGCCGGATGTCACCGATGGTATCGGTGGTGTGAAGGAGCAGATCAAGAACTGGTCAGCAGAAACGGGTTCTGAGAGTCCAAAGTCAGAGAAGATGCCCAGGGTTCTCTCCAAGAG CATTGAGCCAGCAGCTGTTTCCCCATCAGAGAAAACACCTGACAAGATTACGGTGGAGGCTCCTGTTGCAGATGAGAAGTCCACTCAGAGTGTTGATCCACAGCAGATGGTTTCCCCTGCTGAACAACCAACAAAAGAAGCTTCCACTGAAGAAAAATTACCAGGAATCTCAACTGCCACCCCTGGAGAGAACAACCAAACCACAGAAGGTACTGTTCAGCTACGCCGACCTCGTACAACAGACGGTGCTGCAGACAACGAGGCAAGGAGGAGCCTGCGTCGCTCTGTTCGCTTTGGTGTCGTGGAGTCAGATGATGGGTCACCTCCAAAGATACTTAGTTCCGATCCTGAATCTAGttcagaggaagaagaagtagatgAAGAGAATGAGAAAGATGATCACGTTTCAGATACAAGGCTCAAATTAGAACGGAAAGAAAAATGGATAAATCTGGATTTTCAAAAGAAAGCGAAAGAGGAGGAAATGCAGACTAATAATTCAGAAAAGTCATTAAGTAAGAACATAGAGTCCATAACCAGCAAACCGGCAGAGAAAAGTGAGAGTCAACTGTTAGAAACCAAGAAAAGAGAGGAGGAGGTGCTGAAGGAAGAAGAGATAGAAAAACAAAGACACGTGGAGCAGAAAGAGCTGGAAGAGcaaagaaagaaggaaaatgaTAAACTAAGGGAGGAGGCAAAGGAAAGAGAGAGGCTAGAGGAGGAGAAGAGGAAGGAGAGACTAAGACTGGAGGAGGAGAGGCTcagagagaaagaaagacagGAGGAGGTTATGAGAGAGAAGCTGagacaggaggaggaagagaggaggaaggaggaacaaagaagagaggaagaggagaagaggAAGGAGAAACAGAGACTGGAGGAGGAGAGGCTGAAGGAGAAACTAagacaggaggaggaagagaggaggaagGAGGAACAGAGAAGAGAGGAGGATGAGAAGAGGAAGGAGAAACAGAGACTGGATGAGGAAGAGAAGAGGAAGGAGCAACAGAGAAGAGAGGATGATGAAAAGAGGAAGGAGAAACAGAGactagaagaggaagagaaaaggGAGAAACagagacaggaggaggaggagaaactgaGACAGAATGAAATTATGAGAGAGAAACTGAGACAGGAGGAGGAGAAGCTAAAAGAGAAACAAAGACAGGAGGAGGAAACACTGAGGGAGAAacagagacaagaggaggaaaaacTGAAAGAGAGACAAAGACAGGAAGAGGAGATGCTGAGGGAGAAACAGAAACAGGAGGAGGATAGACTGATAGAGaaactgagacaagaggaggagagACTGAGGGAGAaaatgagacaagaggaggagaaGCTTAGGCAGAAGCAGAAACAGGAGGAGAGATTGAGCACGAAACAGCGAGAGGAGGATGAAAGGCTGAAGGAGGAACAGagacaggaggaggaagagaggagaaagGAGAAACAGAGACAGGAGGACATTCTGGAAGAGAAACTTAGACAAGAGGAGGAGAAGAGGAAGGAGAAACAGAGACAGGACGAGAAGGAAAATAGGAAGGTGCTACAGGAGAAAGAGTTGGAGAGGAAGAGAAGTAAGGAGAAAGAAGAAGAGGCGAGAAAGAGAGTTGTGGAGAAAGAAAGAGCTGATGTGCAGCTGGACCTGCAGACACAGAAGACAGTGAGAGAAGGAGACAGAACAGAACCTGAGACAGGAGCAGAGAGTGGATCGGACGAAAAGGAGGACAGTCTCATCTGGTGTGACTCTGAAGAGTTTTCTCAGAAGACAGAATCATCAAACGTAGACGAGCTCCCATCACCTCTGATTGATGTCGTTTACGATGACTTCTCCGTCAGGAAGCCTTCAATCGAGGTGGAGTACGACGACTTTTCTGTCAAACCAGTAAAGTGGATTCCTCCAACCAAAGCAGAACCTGTCAGCAGGAGCTGGGCTGTTGACGAGAAGGATCTGCTCATGTCCTTCGATGACGAACCTTGGGACAATCAGGGAGAAGGAAGGGAGGTGAAAAACGAGCCGGTGAAGAGCCCAACTCAGGAGAACCCACGGGAAAAAGAGATGGGGTTGTTGGTGGACTTTGGGGTGAAGGAGGAGGAGTCATCAGAGGAAGATGAGCTTGTTTCTACAgaggtggaagaggaggaggaaatgAAAGAAGATGAAACCGAAGAAGACTACAGCAGTGATGACAGTGACGACAGTAAG ACACAGACTGGCAATTACGCCATAAAACCTGTGGACGAAGACACGGATGACTTGTCGGACAATGAATCACAGCAGGATGAGATCCATGAAGGGACGTCTCAAACTGACAG TCCAAAGCCCGTCTCTGAAgagctatttgatgaagatgttGATTCTTGCAAAGAGCCAGAATTTGTACCATTTCCTGAG ATGTCCACTCCTCTGCTGGACACCAGCACCCAGAGATCTAAAGCAAAACTGAATAGGGCTCGAAATCGATCGCTTCCCTCGCGCTCTTTCCGCGTAGACTTAAATAAGAGGAGCAGGCTGGACTGGATGGTTAACACAG ATACATCAGAGGATTTGCCGAAAGAAGAGCAGTCCGACTCTGAGGAGCAGGAAGAGGAACAGTCGCAACCAAAAGCCATCATTTCTCATCCTTCCTCAACGTCGAAAGTTCCCATGTTTCCTGGTCTGAGTCCTGCAGCCCTACTA gcTGGGATAAAGAAAAGAGCAGGTGGAGAAGCACCTGCAGCAGTGGAAGAGACAGAAAAGAACAAGGTAACAGAAGAGAAAGGGATGGAAGAAGAGCCTCCCTCACAGCCAACACGGTCTCCTCGCCTGCCTGGTCACATGGCCGGGGCTGCGCGAGTGCTGCCCCCTATGGGAGACACAGGTGGAAG TGCCGGTTCCTCTCCTGCATGGTTAGCAGAGCTGAAGTCTAAGAAGCGTATGAATCAACAGGGTGGTAAAACATAA
- the LOC107374269 gene encoding beta-crystallin B3 codes for MGSACLCARDRGANLLRSSVMDTMGATDLLHQQAFCCCGQKQTINTPTGIHRPLARPPQPHTLAQNGQKREKQDRKHRVWLVRGAVKHKPFREMTEKQGTPDQLPAEKGQGGAGATYKLAVFEFENFRGQKVELSGECKDVLEKTQRVGSVIVESGPWVGFERPGFAGEQFVLEKGEFPRWSTWTNCQSSNILSSFRPLKVDSAAHKLHLFENAGFEGRNMEIVDDDVPSLWAHGFQDRVASAKAISGTWVGYRYPGYRGPQYVFEHGDFKQWNAWGATAPQIQSVRRVRDMQWHKKGCYIPPAPAPGPGPTPAPPNPNPNPKPTPNPNPNPKPTPKPQSQPQP; via the exons ATGGGCAGCGCTTGCTTGTGTGCCAGGGACAGAGGGGCAAACCTATTGAGAAGCAGTGTGATGGACACAATGGGTGCGACAGACTTGCTGCATCAACAGgctttttgctgctgtggccaGAAACAAACCATAAATACCCCCACTGGCATCCACCGACCACTCGCCAGGCCTCCACAACCACACACCCTCGCACAGAAcgggcagaaaagagaaaaacaagacAGGAAGCACAGAGTGTGGCTTGTTCGGGGGGCAGTGAAGCACAAGCCTTTCAG AGAAATGACAGAAAAGCAAGGAACCCCAGACCAGCTGCCTGCAGAGAAGGGCCAAGGAGGAGCTGGAGCCACATACAAG TTGGCCGTGTTTGAGTTTGAGAACTTCCGTGGACAAAAGGTGGAGTTGTCTGGTGAATGtaaggatgtgctggagaagacaCAGAGAGTGGGCTCGGTTATTGTGGAGTCAGGACC ATGGGTGGGATTTGAGCGTCCAGGTTTTGCTGGAGAACAGTTTGttcttgagaaaggagaatttccTCGCTGGAGCACCTGGACCAACTGCCAGAGTAgcaacatcctgagctccttcaggcCTCTGAAAGTG GACAGTGCAGCTCACAAGTTGCACCTCTTTGAGAATGCAGGCTTTGAAGGCAGAAATATGGAGATTGTAGACGATGATGTCCCCAGTCTGTGGGCGCATGGTTTTCAGGACCGCGTAGCCAGCGCTAAGGCCATCTCTGGAAC GTGGGTGGGATACAGGTATCCAGGCTACAGAGGGCCCCAGTATGTGTTTGAACATGGAGACTTCAAGCAGTGGAATGCTTGGGGAGCCACTGCACCTCAGATCCAGTCCGTCCGACGTGTGCGGGACATGCAGTGGCATAAGAAAGGGTGCTATATTCCCCCTGCTCCAGCCCCTGGCCCTGGCCCAACCCCTGCACCACCCAATCCCAATCCAAACCCCAAACCTACCCCTAAtcctaatcctaaccctaaacctACACCCAAACCTCAGTCTCAACCCCAACCCTAA